CCGCTCACAGACCATTTACACGGTGACTGGGCTGAGTCAGCTCACCGTCTACTATTTCACCGTCCGCGTTGTGGACACCGGTTCCCTCTACTCGGATTCCAATCAGGTTTCCGTGATGACGCTGGAGGGCAACACCCCTCCGACGGCAGTGATCCTCAGCACGCCAACGGACATCACCGATACCTCCGTGACGCTGGAGTGGACAACGAACCCGGACCCGGACTTCGCGCTCTATGAGATTTATCAGTCATCGATAGGAGGTCAGACCGGAGCTCTTGTCGCCTCGATTCCAGACAAGGGCACACTCTCCTACGTCGTGACCGGGCTCATGCCCGAGACCGCGCACTACTTCACCGTACGTGTCGTGGACAACCTGGGCCTCTATAACGACAGCAATCAGGTCTCCGCAACCACGCTTGCCGCGAATTCTGCACCGCAGGCCGTCACCCTCAACGGCCCGACAGACATCACACCGAACTCGATTGCGCTGAGCTGGAGCCAGAACAACGATTCGGACTTCGCCCGCTACGAGGTGTACGTGTCTTTGAACGCGGGCCAGCTTGGATCGTTGACAGAGACAGTCACCTCGCGACTCTCCCCTGGTATCGTAATCTCTGGGCTCTCTGCGAGCACGACCTACTACTTCACCGTAAGAGTCGTGGACACGGGGCTCCTGTACTCGGATTCCAATCAGGTCCCGGGCACGACCCTCCCGCCGAACCTCCCGCCGACGGCCGTCTTCTTGAACAGCCCAACGGAGGTCACGAATAACTCGCTCCGCCTGACCTGGTCAGAGAACTCGGACAGCGACTTCGCGACATATGACATCCTCGTGTCAACAAGCCCAGGAGCTCCTGGCCCATCGGTTGCCAGACTGACCGCCGCCAACAAGACCTCGTATATCGTCACGGGGCTGTACCAGAACACGAACTATTACTTCACGATCAGAGTCACGGATGTCGGTGGTCTTCTCGTGGACTCCAACCAGGAGACCGCCAAGACGCTTCCGAATGACAATCCTCCGATTCCTGTACTCCTTTCCGACCCGCTCAATGTTGCGGACTACTCCCTCACATTGAGGTGGAGCGGGAACGCGGACCCGGATTTCGCCAGGTATGACATTTACAGGTCAAATGACTCGGCCCAGCTGGGGATTCTCGTTGTGAGCATCACCGTTCAGTCCGTCACGGAGCACGTGTTGGTCGATCTGCAACCCAAGACGACGTACTACTTCGTCGTCAGGGTTGTGGACGCGGGCCTTCAGGCTGCGGACAGCAATCAGGTTCTAGGAACGACCCTCAGCGCCGCCGCATCGGTTGAGAACGATACCGACAACGACGGACTGCCGGACCATTGGGAGCGCCAGCACTTCAATAACCTGAACGAGGGTGCATTGGGCGATCCGGATGATGACGGGCTGCCGAACATCGTCGAGTATCATGACGGGACTGACCCCACCGTCCCGGACGAGAGGGCGGAACCCGGGATGCTGGATGAGTATCTTTGGATCATCATGCTGATTCTCGCACTTGTTTTCCTCATCGGCATGCTCTACGCGTCCTCGGGCAAGAAGAGGCTGAAGAAGCAGGTGTCCAGGGAGAAGTCTGCAAGAAGAGCGCTCGTTACCAAGCACAAGAGGGAACTGAAGAGGCTGCAGCCGCTCCTGATCCCAGAGATGGAGGCCGAGGCGCCCCCGCCACCGCCCGAGGTGATCGCGAGCCCCCCGGAGGAAGTTGAGAAGACCCCGCCAAAGAAGGTGACCCCGAAGAAGAAGGTCAAGCCGAAGGCCAAGAAGGTCGCCGTGAGGCCGAAGAAGAGGGTTCCACCACCACCCAAGGACTAGAGAGCTGGCTGTCTTCGTTTTCGGCCAGATATGAAGCCGAAGGGATTTACCAGCAAAAATCCTATCGAGAGAGGGACGGCAGCTGTCCAGGGACTATGCGAATCAGAATTGGACTGCTCTTGGAATCCGTTCTGAGGAGACCTATGCGGGAACCTCTCGGGAGATCGAGGAGAACGTCATGTATCCGTTTGGCCTCAGGGGAGTCCCTGTGGAAGACGAGTCGTAACAATCCGTTCTTGGTTGTCATGCGGACTTCGAGGAGGTTCTCGTCGTAAGACGCATGCTCGAGACTGCCGACGACCTCCTGCCAGAGTTTGAGGGACGTCCATTCTGAGGGGGCGTTCTCCGTGAAGGCGTCTCCGTGTCCGTTTTCTCCTTCGACTCTGTCCGTCATCGTTTCCTCCCGTTCCCTCGCCCGTTCCATAGGCTAGGAGCCCCGCTTCCCTGCGGTATACCGCACATCTCCTCGAGTCCGATACGTTCCTCGCCTTCGTCCCCGATTTCCGATTCTGCGGTCGGTATACCACTCGGGCGGTGCTTCTCAGCAAAGGATTCGAGTGCTTCTCTGAGAAGAACCGACCTGTTTGAGACTCCCATCTCTTTTCCTATCTTGTCTAGCCTATCCCTGAGATCCTTGGAGACCTTTGCACTCACTGTTACCGTATCATCCGACATTTCTTGTGTCTCCCCTTGGCCAGTCTCGATTTCCGTCGTGGTTCACATATGAGTTCGTCATTTCTGGTCTCCCGCCCCTTCCTCTCGCATCAACGGATGATTCTCTCTGACAATCCTCCGGTCTTCCTCGAAGTTCCCCTTCTTGTAGTACTTCTCCTTCGTTCGGACTGTGTGACCTGCGATCCTGGCGGTTGCGTCCCTATCGGCCCCAGCGATGTCCGTATGCCTTTCACCCGCTTCCCTGAGTGCCTTGCACGTGACAAGACGAATCTCTCTCCCCTTTCTGGTATGTCCTACGACCTTTTGGATTCCAGCCACTCTAGCATGTCTGTCGACAATCCTCTCCGCCTGTCTGGTGGACAGCCTCTTTCTTGAACTGTTCGAGATCAGAGGTCCTCTCTTCCTTCGTTGGAGAGAGCGGATCATGAGGTCCCTGGTGTAGTCACCGAAGAAGACCTGTCTTTGCTTGTGGATGGTGTCGATGTGAATCCTCCTACCTTCCTCGATCCGAAAGACGGCCTTGCCCTTTGGGTGGCGAATGAGAATGGAGCAATTGTCGAAATCGATGTCGGGGATGTCGACCTTGAGGAGCTCGCTCACTCGAGACCAGGTCTCATACAGAAGCCTCAAGAGCAGTTCGTCCCGCATCGCCTTCCATATCTGGAAGTTGGTCGCGTTGACAGGCAGTCTCCTCGGAGATCTGCACAGACTTGCACACTCAGGGACGGTCAGACCTCTCGCCTCTACCAGGTCGCTCATTCTTCCTCACTCCGTTTGATCGTCACTAGTCTCCTCTCGGAGGGGGGTCCTCGTCCCGCAGCTCTGAACCTTGTGCATGTGTACCGTGTCACGAACCGGCATTACCGTCAGGTACATAAAGGGTTACCAACATATGGTTTGTAATTCACTGGGGAATTGAAATGCCAGCAAAGATTACATATGAGAAGCTGATGAGAGACGATGTCACACAGCAGATCCTGAACAAGTTCTTCGAGAACCGGAAGCGGAGACAGAGACTCCGGTGGAAGGATTTCAAGGGAATCTCCAATCAAATGACTCGCCAAAGGCGATTGGAAGGACTGTGCGAGGTGGGAGTTCTCGACAAGGTGGACAAAGACGGGAAGTCGACCAAGGGCGGGAAGGAGGCACCTGTCACCTACTATGTTCTGGCCAAGAAGCAGCGGAACTGGGCGATACGGGCTTCGGACATGAATTCATTGAAGGACATATCCTTCGACAAGTTGACCTTTCGACAACAGGTATCCCTCTACGGGATGGATGAATCAGATTTCGAGGGCATGGAGAAGGAGAAAGAGGAGTTCGGTCGGATCCTGTTCAACATGGAGTACCTCGTTTCTTCCTTGATGAAACTGAAGATGCGAGTACTGCAACGGAGAATACGTCAATACTCCGAGTCGCTTCGAGATGACGTCAAGGACCCTCTTGTCAGGTGGATGATGGAATGCTACGTCTGGGCAGAGACGCTCATTCCCCCGGCACTATGGGGGGATGAATCGGGCTCACAATTCGTCGAACTGGAAGCAGGACGTTGGATCAAGAAGTTCAGGGAAAATGAATCTCTCAATGACGATGAGAGGAAAAGAGCTGTCCGGGGCTTGGAGGAAGGGTTGCGGATCGCCTCCAGCCACGACGAGACATTGCAGGACATGCGAGAGAGAATGATGTCCGACTCAGGGGGGCTCGTTGTCGGCAATTTCGGTGTAGAGAATGCGACCAAAAGCCAGGACATCAGCAAGGAGGAGGGTATCTTTGAGACCTTCGTGGAGTCCGGGAAAGAGATCTCTCCCTATATGGAGAAGCACAAGCTCCTGGCAGATTATTCCCACGCCGATGACCAATACGTGCCCGGAGAGTCCAGGCTGTTGCGGGCGATGGACAGGGCCGTCAAGGAGGGCGGGGTGGAGTTCGTCATGGAGTATATTGAACCTCGGAACCTGGGCATAATCGACTACCTGGAGATGGCTCTCATAACGGGGCTTCTCGAACCTCCTTCCGTCCCCAGTGTCATGGAGCTGAAGGACTATTGGACGACGGAAGAAGAATAGCAACTTCCTTTGTCCGCTCAACCGAGGAGGCCGTGTGGTTGCCTTGTTCATCGCCGATGCTTCTCTCCGGAGGAGGGCTGGATCGTGAGTTCCCTATTCTGAGAGCGGTTGACAACGCCACAAGCTCCGGATTGACAGGATTCGCTTCGGTGCTTTAATGCTCTCGGTGATGTGATCACGACAATGCTGCACCCGCGCTTCACAAGTCGATGGAGTCTTGCCCTCGGTTGCGAAGGGCTTATGATCCAACGTAGTCACCACGATGTGCTCCCAGTCAGGATGTCTCCTCATACCC
The nucleotide sequence above comes from Candidatus Thermoplasmatota archaeon. Encoded proteins:
- a CDS encoding ribbon-helix-helix domain-containing protein; its protein translation is MSDDTVTVSAKVSKDLRDRLDKIGKEMGVSNRSVLLREALESFAEKHRPSGIPTAESEIGDEGEERIGLEEMCGIPQGSGAPSLWNGRGNGRKR
- a CDS encoding tyrosine-type recombinase/integrase, which produces MSDLVEARGLTVPECASLCRSPRRLPVNATNFQIWKAMRDELLLRLLYETWSRVSELLKVDIPDIDFDNCSILIRHPKGKAVFRIEEGRRIHIDTIHKQRQVFFGDYTRDLMIRSLQRRKRGPLISNSSRKRLSTRQAERIVDRHARVAGIQKVVGHTRKGREIRLVTCKALREAGERHTDIAGADRDATARIAGHTVRTKEKYYKKGNFEEDRRIVRENHPLMREEGAGDQK